One Bufo gargarizans isolate SCDJY-AF-19 chromosome 3, ASM1485885v1, whole genome shotgun sequence DNA segment encodes these proteins:
- the LOC122932797 gene encoding uncharacterized protein LOC122932797 yields MLALNEPSESSTIVEELINEETQVSSKFKDASTQTNYTFSNCVIAFKEEYECTTVSNPNFTNRVFGLPITSSTPHSIINSTRKYHTEEVASPLRKRRNLEKEFFPNEIDPVTEDLEILLQETQEKTIEDDLMNLSINVTEEELDNSKKDETYIPHDQSLTSNDNETLNSFNTFSNIQKQQTPLVNFTEEKDLVLENKLLVFESCLDNLLYKVKCQFDVDCPFLIKSFKKNIEGTYMSVNATCGIGHKFKVFENQPKIKNYGAGNLLLAAAILFSGLNFHKVKELFNIFGLLSFSEKSFYRYQSKFLFPAIDLAWQLDKKSTKEDILHKDLCIAGDGQCDSPGHNAKYCVYTMMDTVTMKILDFEVVQRTQCSSSVAMEKHGFGIVLDRILNEKYNIKIFASDRHVGIRKKMRQEYSNIKHQFDVWHYAKSLKKKLTSASRLKLCKEITPWIPKIIRHFWWSIQTCDDNNDLLKEKWLSLLQHLIDQHQWDGELYSECSHGEIVVENDDNIFWLQKDKPPYLHIQKIVNSRQLENDLQHLVHNCHNRGFREFP; encoded by the coding sequence ATGTTAGCTTTGAATGAACCTTCAGAATCGAGTACAATAGTGGAAGAGTTAATTAATGAAGAGACACAAGTGTCCAGTAAATTTAAAGATGCTAGTACACAGACCAACTACACTTTCAGTAATTGTGTCATCGCATTCAAGGAGGAGTATGAATGCACTACTGTCTCCAATCCAAACTTTACTAATAGGGTTTTCGGGTTACCAATAACCTCTTCGACTCCACATTCCATAATAAATTCAACAAGAAAATACCATACAGAAGAAGTTGCATCTCCTTTAAGGAAAAGGCGAAATTTGGAAAAAGAATTTTTTCCTAATGAGATCGATCCAGTTACTGAAGACTTAGAAATACTTCTCCAAGAGACACAAGAAAAAACAATAGAAGATGATTTAATGAATTTATCCATTAATGTTACGGAAGAAGAGTTAGACAATTCGAAAAAGGATGAAACTTACATTCCACATGATCAAAGCTTGACATCTAACGATAACGAAACCTTAAATTCATTCAATACATTTTCTAATATCCAAAAACAACAAACACCATTGGTCAACTTTACAGAAGAAAAAGACTTGGTGTTGGAAAATAAACTTCTAGTTTTTGAATCATGCCTGGACAATCTCTTGTATAAGGTAAAATGTCAATTTGATGTTGACTGTCCATTTCTTATTAAAAGTTTTAAAAAGAATATTGAAGGAACCTATATGTCAGTGAATGCAACTTGTGGTATAGGTCACAAATTTAAAGTTTTTGAAAACCaaccaaaaattaaaaattatggcGCGGGCAATTTACTTCTCGCTGCAGCAATCTTGTTTAGTGGACTGAATTTTCATAAGGTAAAAGAACTTTTTAATATATTTGGCCTGTTGAGTTTTTCTGAAAAAAGTTTTTACCGTTACCAAAGTAAGTTTCTTTTCCCTGCAATTGATTTGGCCTGGCAACTAGATAAAAAATCTACCAAAGAAGATATTCTGCATAAAGATTTGTGCATTGCAGGCGACGGGCAGTGTGATAGCCCTGGACATAATGCAAAATATTGCGTGTACACAATGATGGACACCGTCACAATGAAAATATTAGACTTTGAAGTCGTGCAAAGAACTCAATGTTCTTCATCTGTTGCTATGGAGAAGCATGGCTTCGGGATTGTTCTCGATCGAATACTAAATGAAAAATacaacataaaaatatttgcatctGATCGGCATGTCGGAATCAGAAAGAAAATGAGACAGGAATATAGCAATATCAAACACCAGTTTGATGTATGGCATTATGCCAAGTCACTCAAAAAGAAGCTTACTTCTGCAAGCAGATTAAAGTTATGTAAGGAGATAACACCTTGGATTCCAAAAATAATCAGGCATTTTTGGTGGAGCATACAAACTTGCGATGACAACAATGACCTTTTGAAAGAAAAATGGCTATCGCTATTACAACATCTAATTGATCAACACCAGTGGGATGGAGAGTTGTATTCCGAATGTTCACATGGCGAAATTGTTGTTGAAAATGATGATAACATTTTTTGGCTACAAAAAGATAAACCACCTTATCTCCACATTCAAAAGATTGTAAATAGCCGGCAACTAGAGAATGATCTTCAACATCTGGTACACAACTGCCATAACAGGGGCTTTAGAGAATTTCCATAA